The following nucleotide sequence is from Psychroserpens sp. Hel_I_66.
TGAAATTTTATCTGTTTTTACTATATTTTTTAGCTTTTAAGCTATTCAAATTTTAATTTTTTTTTATTGAATTATTGATCTGCCAAATTAGGATTCAACCATTTTCTTGCTTCATCTTCACTAACATGTCTTCGCTTTGCATAATCCTTTAATTGATCTTCGGTTATCTTTCCTAATCCAAAATATTTTGCTTCTTCATTCCCAAAATAATAACCACTTACACTTGCAGCGGGCCACATGGCTAGACTTTCGGTTAATTTCACGCCTATATTTTCTTCGACGTTTAATAATTTCCAAATCGTTTTCTTCTCCAAGTGATCTGGACACGCTGGATAACCTGGAGCTGGGCGAATCCCTTTATACGACTCCTTTATTAAATCGGTATTTGTTAGATTTTCTTCGGAAGCATAGCCCCAAAAATCAGTCCTCACCTGTTTGTGCAAGTATTCTGCGAAGGCTTCTGCTAACCTATCTGCCAATGCCTTAATCATAATTGAATTATAATCATCATGATCTGCTTCAAATTGTTTGGCTAATTCTGCAGTCCCAAATCCTGTAGAGACACAAAATGCTCCCATATAATCTTGGATCCCTTTATCTTTTGGTGCGATAAAATCTGATAAAGCAATATTTGGAATGCCTTCTCTTTTACTTAATTGCTGACGAAGGGTAAGAAATGTGAGCGTCTCTTTATGAGATGCTGAATCAAGTTCAGCATGACCATCTCTGATTGTCACCTCAATATCATCATCATTTATTGTATTTGCTGGAAACAATCCAAAAATGGCTTTTGCTTTAAGTAGCTTTTCATCAAAAATACGTTTCAATAAGTTTTGAGCATCTTTGAACAATTCTTGCGCCTGTTCTCCAACGACATTATCTGTTAAAATATCTGGATATTTACCATGAAGATCCCAACTTCTAAAAAACGGACTCCAATCAATAAAAGTTTCCAATTTAGTGATATCAAAGTCCTCTATAATTTGAATGCCAAGGTTTTTGGGTTTTACAATTTCCGAAGTACTCCAATCAATCTTAAATTTATTTTTTCGAGCGTCCTCTATGGAAACATAATTTTTTTGCTTGCCTCGTTTTAAAAACTGCTCCCTAAATTTATCGTATTCTTCCCTAATTTGTTCTTTATAGATTTTATTGTCTTTTTGAAGCAAATTCCCAACTACAGTCACTGCTCTCGATGCATCATTGATGTGCACAACCGTATGATTATATTTTGGTGCAATCTTAACTGAGGTATGTGCACGAGAGGTTGTTGCGCCTCCAATAATCAACGGAATGTTTAGATTTTTCTTCTCCATTTGCTGGGAGACGTACACCATTTCATCAAGTGACGGAGTAATTAATCCGCTCAATCCAATAACATCTACATTTTCTCTAATGGCTGTTTCAATAATTTTTTCTGGAGGCACCATAACGCCTAAGTCTATGATTTCGTAGTTATTACAACCCAAAACAACACTTACAATATTTTTACCAATGTCGTGTACATCGCCTTTTACGGTTGCCATTAAAATACGTCCTGCATATCTAGCCCCTTCCGTCCCCAAAGGGGAAACTTTCAACTCGGTTTTAATTGATTCTAAAACATTTTCAAGATTTGACAATACATCATCATTTGTAAATCTAATAACACGATATCCATTATTATTTAACCATTTTGTTCGCTCTTCATCAGAAATTTTATTTTCTGGTAATTGATGTATTAATCCATCTATTTCAATTATTAAACTTTGTTTTAAACAAATAAAATCTGCTATGTAACCACCTATTATATGTTGACGTCTAAACTTAAATCCATCTACTTTTTTACCACTTAGTTCATTCCATAACACCTCTTCTGCATGCGTAGGTTTATTACGCATTTCTTTAGCGTATTGTTTCAATAAACCATACAAGACTGGATCTGCTGTCTTCCAATAGTAAGTCCCCTTTGGGGATTTAGGGGCTTTTTTTGCTTCTTCAATAAATGGCTGTAAATACGCTACAGCCTTTTTCATCACACGAGCAGATTTTACCACTTGAGGCAAGAACATTTTTCCACTGCCAAAAAGATCACCTACGACGTTCATCCCAATCATTAAATTGCCTTCGATCACTTCTATAGGTTTGCTGGATGCTAATCTTGCTTCTTCGGTATCTTCTATAATAAACTCATCAATACCTTTAACTAAACTGTGGGTTATTCGGTCTTGTAGTGGTTCATTTCGCCACTCTAAAACTTTAACGACATCTTCCTTTTTATCGCCTTTTACAGTTTCAGCAAAATCTAATAAACGTTCTGTTGCGTCATCACTTCTATTAAATAATACGTCTTCGACGTGTTGCAATAAATCCTTCGGAATTTCATCATAAATCTCCAACA
It contains:
- a CDS encoding vitamin B12 dependent-methionine synthase activation domain-containing protein; this encodes MAESDCKKYLTLSGLEPLVVTPESNFINVGERTNVTGSRKFLRLIKEEKYDEALSVARDQVEGGAQILDVNMDEGMLDGKYAMVKFLNLIASEPDIARIPLMIDSSKWEIIEAGLQVAQGKCVVNSISLKEGEAEFKRQAKLVKRYGAAVIVMAFDENGQADTYDRRIEICKRSYDILVNEVKFSPQDIIFDPNIFPVATGMDEHRRNALDFFNATKWIRENLPYANVSGGVSNVSFSFRGNDTVREAINSAFLYHAIKHGMNLGIVNPTMLEIYDEIPKDLLQHVEDVLFNRSDDATERLLDFAETVKGDKKEDVVKVLEWRNEPLQDRITHSLVKGIDEFIIEDTEEARLASSKPIEVIEGNLMIGMNVVGDLFGSGKMFLPQVVKSARVMKKAVAYLQPFIEEAKKAPKSPKGTYYWKTADPVLYGLLKQYAKEMRNKPTHAEEVLWNELSGKKVDGFKFRRQHIIGGYIADFICLKQSLIIEIDGLIHQLPENKISDEERTKWLNNNGYRVIRFTNDDVLSNLENVLESIKTELKVSPLGTEGARYAGRILMATVKGDVHDIGKNIVSVVLGCNNYEIIDLGVMVPPEKIIETAIRENVDVIGLSGLITPSLDEMVYVSQQMEKKNLNIPLIIGGATTSRAHTSVKIAPKYNHTVVHINDASRAVTVVGNLLQKDNKIYKEQIREEYDKFREQFLKRGKQKNYVSIEDARKNKFKIDWSTSEIVKPKNLGIQIIEDFDITKLETFIDWSPFFRSWDLHGKYPDILTDNVVGEQAQELFKDAQNLLKRIFDEKLLKAKAIFGLFPANTINDDDIEVTIRDGHAELDSASHKETLTFLTLRQQLSKREGIPNIALSDFIAPKDKGIQDYMGAFCVSTGFGTAELAKQFEADHDDYNSIMIKALADRLAEAFAEYLHKQVRTDFWGYASEENLTNTDLIKESYKGIRPAPGYPACPDHLEKKTIWKLLNVEENIGVKLTESLAMWPAASVSGYYFGNEEAKYFGLGKITEDQLKDYAKRRHVSEDEARKWLNPNLADQ